From the genome of Gracilinanus agilis isolate LMUSP501 chromosome 2, AgileGrace, whole genome shotgun sequence, one region includes:
- the HSDL1 gene encoding inactive hydroxysteroid dehydrogenase-like protein 1 isoform X1, translating to MAAVDSFYLLYREIARSCNCYMEALALVGAWYTARKSITIICDFYSLIRLHFIPRLVSRADLIKQYGRWAVVSGATDGIGKAYAEELASRGLSIVLISQNEEKLHKLSKTLAQTYKVETEIIVADFSNGRGIYLLIREALQDKDIGILVNNVGVFYPYPQYFTQVSEDKLWDIIDVNIAAASLMVHIVLPGMVSRKKGAIVNISSGSCCKPTPQMTAYSASKAYLDHFSRALQYEYASKGIFVQSLIPFSVATNMKGHSFLHGFSWLVPSPKVYAHHAIATLGISKRTTGYWFHSIQFLFAQYMPEWLWAWGANIINNSVRHEALSHRL from the exons ATGGCTGCTGTTGACAGTTTCTACCTCTTATACAGGGAAATTGCCAGGTCTTGCAATTGCTACATGGAAGCTTTAGCTTTGGTTGGAGCCTGGTACACTGCCAGAAAAAGCATCACCATCATATGTGACTTTTACAGCTTGATCAGACTGCATTTCATCCCTAGATTGGTGAGCAGAGCTGATCTCATTAAACAATATGGACGATGGGCAGTTGTCAGtg GTGCAACAGATGGCATTGGAAAAGCCTATGCTGAAGAATTAGCAAGCCGGGGTCTCAGCATTGTCCTCATCAGCCAGAACGAAGAGAAACTGCATAAGCTTTCCAAAACCTTAGCTCAGACCTACAAAGTTGAAACAGAGATTATAGTTGCAGATTTCTCCAATGGCCGCGGAATTTACTTGCTTATTAGAGAAGCTTTACAAGACAAAGACATCGGTATCTTGGTGAATAATGTTGGAGTGTTTTATCCCTACCCACAGTATTTCACTCAAGTCTCTGAGGACAAACTGTGGGACATTATTGACGTAAACATCGCAGCTGCCAGCTTGATGGTCCATATAGTATTGCCAGGAATGGTGTCAAGGAAGAAGGGGGCGATTGTGAACATCTCCTCTGGCTCCTGCTGCAAACCTACACCCCAAATGACTGCATATTCAGCATCAAAG GCTTACTTAGACCACTTCAGCAGAGCATTGCAATATGAATATGCCTCTAAAGGAATTTTTGTACAGAGTTTAATTCCATTCTCTGTAGCTACAAATATGAAAGGGCACAGCTTTCTACATGGCTTCTCTTGGTTGGTGCCATCACCAAAAGTATATGCACATCATGCCATTGCGACTCTTGGAATCTCGAAAAGGACCACTGGGTACTGGTTTCATTCAATTCAG tttctttttgcaCAGTATATGCCAGAATGGCTCTGGGCATGGGGAGCAAATATTATCAACAATTCAGTGCGTCATGAGGCCTTATCCCATAGATTGTGA
- the HSDL1 gene encoding inactive hydroxysteroid dehydrogenase-like protein 1 isoform X2, translating into MAAVDSFYLLYREIARSCNCYMEALALVGAWYTARKSITIICDFYSLIRLHFIPRLVSRADLIKQYGRWAVVSGATDGIGKAYAEELASRGLSIVLISQNEEKLQYFTQVSEDKLWDIIDVNIAAASLMVHIVLPGMVSRKKGAIVNISSGSCCKPTPQMTAYSASKAYLDHFSRALQYEYASKGIFVQSLIPFSVATNMKGHSFLHGFSWLVPSPKVYAHHAIATLGISKRTTGYWFHSIQFLFAQYMPEWLWAWGANIINNSVRHEALSHRL; encoded by the exons ATGGCTGCTGTTGACAGTTTCTACCTCTTATACAGGGAAATTGCCAGGTCTTGCAATTGCTACATGGAAGCTTTAGCTTTGGTTGGAGCCTGGTACACTGCCAGAAAAAGCATCACCATCATATGTGACTTTTACAGCTTGATCAGACTGCATTTCATCCCTAGATTGGTGAGCAGAGCTGATCTCATTAAACAATATGGACGATGGGCAGTTGTCAGtg GTGCAACAGATGGCATTGGAAAAGCCTATGCTGAAGAATTAGCAAGCCGGGGTCTCAGCATTGTCCTCATCAGCCAGAACGAAGAGAAACTGC AGTATTTCACTCAAGTCTCTGAGGACAAACTGTGGGACATTATTGACGTAAACATCGCAGCTGCCAGCTTGATGGTCCATATAGTATTGCCAGGAATGGTGTCAAGGAAGAAGGGGGCGATTGTGAACATCTCCTCTGGCTCCTGCTGCAAACCTACACCCCAAATGACTGCATATTCAGCATCAAAG GCTTACTTAGACCACTTCAGCAGAGCATTGCAATATGAATATGCCTCTAAAGGAATTTTTGTACAGAGTTTAATTCCATTCTCTGTAGCTACAAATATGAAAGGGCACAGCTTTCTACATGGCTTCTCTTGGTTGGTGCCATCACCAAAAGTATATGCACATCATGCCATTGCGACTCTTGGAATCTCGAAAAGGACCACTGGGTACTGGTTTCATTCAATTCAG tttctttttgcaCAGTATATGCCAGAATGGCTCTGGGCATGGGGAGCAAATATTATCAACAATTCAGTGCGTCATGAGGCCTTATCCCATAGATTGTGA